aaaaaaaaatccaatttcaaatccgaaatcttccaaaaaagtcttcaattttccaatttttcatcagaaaatgtttaaaagttcaaaatttcacctagcactgcaactttttcctcacgagggacgaggaaaagtggtttctaggtcatggccgaggggccgacaagtttcagcggccatttatcttgctttgttttccgcctgttttcttttgtttttcatcgatttttcccgttttttcttaataaaactgataaataaatattttttgcagatgctaaaacaatttccaagtaaaaaaattatgttatcagtgggcaagcagcggtgaaagtggtcaatgtaatatgatggattacgggaatacaaaacctaaactttttctgaaacatgatacatatgctgcttaaatgctgaaactacctgattttcatatcgagaccgctgaaaaagttttgaggttttcaaaattcaacctttttgaaaaggtcgagattttcgcacaaaatgttgaattttaaaaatctcaaaacttttttagcggtctcgttatgaaaatcaggtagtttcagcatctaagcagcatatgtatcatgtttcagaaaaagtttaggttttgtattcccgtaatccatcatattacattgcccactttcaccgctgcttgcccactgaatacatgattttttacttggaaattgttttagcatctgcaaaaaatatttatttatcagttttattaagaaaaaacgggaaaaagctgtgaaaaacaaaagaaaacaggcggaaaacaaagcaagataaatggccgctgaaacttgtcggcccctcggccatggcctagaaaccacttttcctcgtccctcgtgaggaaaaagttgcagtgcatctaaaaatccattttttcaaccaaaattcCCTctaaaatcccaaaaatttccagaaatccaGTGTCAATTCCTCCACAACGCCTCCTGACTCATCATCCACCACCACCTCAATCGACTCGTTATTACGTATCATCAcatgccacgtcatcatcagTGACGTCACTTCATAATACCTCCACGTCATCATTAATGACGTCATCCACCACATACGTGGAACCCCTCCCACAAACATATTCAGAAATAAATCCAGAATTTGAGTGTGAAgctgatgaagatgatgattaTTTAATGGAAGCTGGAGAAGCTGGAGAAGCTGAAGccgaggaagaagaagaagaagctgaaaatgacGTCATAGAAGGAGAATATGAAGATGATGGACCGCCTGTATTGGAATCTTTTGGAAATGTATCTATACAACAACCAATACAACATTTAATTATGATGGAAGAGCAATGGAGTGAAGATGAGGTAGAAAATGACCGgatttaaagttgaaaaccgaaaaaatgggtgaaaattgaagaaaaaccatggaaattagtggaaaatcggttaaaatgtggaaattggCACGATTTTGAGCCAGAAATTACGAAAAAGCAAGTGGAAATTGACCTAGAAGTTGATATTAATGGAAAATCAgttaaaatctagaaaatggcatgatttttagtgaaaaacaaatgaaaaaggaatgattgattaaaaaactgttggaaaatttgacataaactttttgaaaagtcggTTAATGtcggaaaatgttcaaatttacggaatttttagttaaagaacgggaaaattgaagaaaaacggcCCAAATGTTCAAGTTTAAGCTATTTGCTGTGAATAagtaacagaaaaaaatggtttcCGGGAAATTTCATctcggaaattaaaaaaaaaagatataaaaaCCCTGAAAATCGTGAAAGATGGCGTAAAATCTCGATTTCAAGGTATTTGAttgattgaaataaaaaaatccgggaaattttgaaaattttgctctcTAAAATTGCgagattttcacaatttttcaagggAAAATCATCATTCTATCGAAATTTGTGACTTGTGTGTgcaatttgatgattttggGCTCAAAATCCATGGATTTTGGGTGTTTAATCACAAATTGCACACATTTGTcaccggagatgcggaagctatgcccaaattttcaatttttcgagaaaattgtatattttgtaAAGCAGATTAATTATAGGAATGTtattaaagggggagtagagtttgtggggaaatatatgtttctgactctaattttgcccctgatgacgaatatcgatgtgaaaaaattcaaaaaaatttccctggttttatattaatttttaaaatccgaaaattcattGGGTGCCActatgtgagttttcaaacgcaaaattttcccgccagagacgccccgcccacgaaaccgtgccgcacttgtgggtttacgagctgaatattttccttctatttttatttgattttataccgattttcgtcgatttttctcatttttttggtgtttttcattgaaaattttgtgattttcgtaaatttattcctatttattaataaaaacaaaaacaattccatTAAATATCCCATTTTCAGCGCAAAATCGACTGGAGACGAGGAAAATCGTCTGGAGATAGAACGGATCAACAAGATTATTATTATATcattaataatatttatcaattttcttctgaCAGTCTCATTGAGATTCTTATTTACGccaagaaataaatttaacattaaaattgttcatttttgaaaaaaaaataataaaaaaacacattttttggaaaaaaaaataaatttaaaaaattgtcctcGAGGATCCTCCGGAGCGCGTCGAATCAATGTTTCcggaactctgaaaattaaatgtttgtaTTATTGTAGAACCCTTTCGTTATTGAGATTCGATAACTTTtaagtaataaaattttcgcagTAAgacattaaaacatttcacaATTAAGCTGGTTCTGAACTGTGTGaagtatattgaaaaaaactaactgatacaaaaatataattttatgatAGTTTTCTGGATGTCCCAATATAAACGATGTCAATTCTGCGACATGGTACAGTCATCCACGAAAGTAACCCGAATACCGACAAAAGAAGAGGAACGCCAACTTTGGATAGACGCTCTAGGGGCTGATTTTGGTCGGAAAATAGTCGGGAAAAAATATGTGTTTATCTGTCGCTTTCATCTCAGTAAtacggaattttcaaaaatcgataccAAATCGGCTAGAAGAATTCCTCGAGTAGGACGTGTTAGTACTTATACTAGAACCGCTGCATCCCGAAAAAGATCACTTAGAGAGTCAAGTGGTGAAAATGCTGAAGAGAAAATTGATGAGATGATCAGTAGTGAtaatttaatcgatttttcagtgagtAAATCGTTTGAAatgagttgaaaaaattgacttatttattaaaatatccACTTTTGAAGGATGATCAGATTCGTGATGACACCCAAGTAGAGCCTTTTGAGCCTGAAGATGAACTTCGTCATGCcgctgatttttttgatgttctacgcttaaattttcagcgaacgaactattttttatattttgattgtttttaaataatatttgccATAAgaaattctcacttttccaGGAAACGTCGTTTCGCCGCGATTTTCCTCGTCTCCAGTCGATTTTGCGCTGAAAATGGGATATTTAatggaattgtttttgtttttattaataaataggaataaatttacgaaaatcacaaaatttttaatgaaaaacaccaaaaaaatgagaaaaatcgacgaaaatcggtataaaatcaaataaaaatagaaggaaaatattcagctcgtaaacccacaagtgcggcacggtttcgtgggcggggcgtctctggcgggaaaattttgcgtttgaaaactcacatataggcatccaatgaattttcggattttaaaaattaata
This is a stretch of genomic DNA from Caenorhabditis elegans chromosome V. It encodes these proteins:
- the slr-2 gene encoding Synthetic with Lin-35/Rb (Product from WormBase gene class slr;~Confirmed by transcript evidence) is translated as MTSSTTYVEPLPQTYSEINPEFECEADEDDDYLMEAGEAGEAEAEEEEEEAENDVIEGEYEDDGPPVLESFGNVSIQQPIQHLIMMEEQWSEDEVASSPTADGSVFPNGLIDEELD
- the slr-2 gene encoding Synthetic with Lin-35/Rb (Product from WormBase gene class slr;~Confirmed by transcript evidence), coding for MTSSTTYVEPLPQTYSEINPEFECEADEDDDYLMEAGEAGEAEAEEEEEEAENDVIEGEYEDDGPPVLESFGNVSIQQPIQHLIMMEEQWSEDERKIDWRRGKSSGDRTDQQDYYYIINNIYQFSSDSLIEILIYAKK